The DNA sequence GAAAGGAACACTTCATCGCCTGAACGGTACATCTGGCTATAGGCAAGTGAGTCGGAATAGTTAGTTTCGATCACAACCTGCACCCCTTTCGACTCCCCGTTCATCAGTACAGCCGTCAGTTTTTGGTTGTATACGGGATAGCTTTCCCGATTGGCGCCGATCGTTTCATCGGTTCCAACAGCTTCCGCTGCAATGATTTTGGCGATCGGTTCTTCGTACCACGCGTAGTTATTGTAGCTGAATAGCGTCAGCATCCCCAACAACGCCGCAAACAAGGTCAAGAATATTGCTTTTTTTCCTGACCAACAATCCTTTTTTCATCCACTGTGTTCCTCCCTTCAATAGATTTCCGCATGGTTTTTATCCTAAATTGGTAAGGATGATTTTCTCCATCCGGATATCGTCGCGCCATTGCCCTTGGGAATAGGTGAAGTGAGGGATGACGCCTATTTGTGTGAAGCCGGATCTTTCGTACAATCTGATTGCGCCGGCATTGTGGGAAAAGACTCCCAGTTCTATGCGCTGATAGCCGAGACTCCGGCATTCTTCTTCATACAGGGCCATGACCGTTTTGCCGATGCCCTTACTGCGCCAATCCGGCTCTCCGATATAGATGCCCAGCCAAGCTGTTTTTCCGTCATTCTTCAACAGGGCCGGAAAGTCGCGGATAATCGACGCGATTCCGACCGGCTTGTCATCCACGCAGATGAAATAATTGCGCTTGTCCGGATTGCTGAGGCTTTCGCGGACGCCCTCTTCCGTCACCAAAGGCAATTCGCTTTCTTCATCATAGTGCGGGGTGATGAACGGTGAAATAGCCGGGTCATTTTCCCAACGGAGTACGGTCTGGATCAGTTCCTCGTTCAACGGTAAATTTTTTAGTTGCAGATTCATCCTTTGCTTCGCTCCTTCGGTTTTATCGATCAGATGCTTGATTCCATGCGAAAAGGATTGCACCGCTAGGTCCGGGCGCAATCCTTTTCGCATATCCACAATTATTTTAGAGAACTTTTTCATATGCCCAACGCATATCGCTGATGCTCGTCAGGATGTGACCGCAGTACGTATACCCGGATTTCTGCAAGGCACGCTGCATGCTTTTGTTGTCCGGATGCGTATCGATGCGCATGCTGGAATAGCCTTTTTTACGCGATTCATCCGCAGCCCATTCGACGATTTCCCCAAGAACGCCCTGGCCACGGAATGCGTCTTTGATAGTGATGCGATGGATGACACTGTAAGGATTATCCGTCAGCCATTGGCCCTCGGTGATCACTTTATAGGTAGGGTCCTCACCGTAAAAAAACGCAAAAGTTGCCCCCGGAACGCCGTCCCGCAGGTATACATAGCTGTATCCTCCATTGATATCCTGAAGAATGACTGCTTCATTCGGATACCCTTTTTGCCATTGATCGATGCCGGACGCCTTTAGGGTGACTTTCGCCTCATTGATGATTTCCATGATTGCAGGCAGATCCGCTGGCGTTGCTTTTCTGATCATGCTTCCACCGCCTTTCATTCTTTTCATTTAAATAAGATTATACCGGAAACATGATTGTTTTCATGCATTTTTATTGTTTTCATTCCGAATAATCCCGATTCTTATAAGTTAAACATCTTTCGGTACTGCTGGATATAGGATTGCTTTTGTTTTTTCAGCATGTAGAGCGCATTTTTGATCTGATCCGGCTCATCCGCCATATCCAGTTCTTCCTTTTGCTTTTCGATGCCTTCTACTACGGGCTCACAGTAGGCAGCTTCTTTGATTTCATCCAAAATGGCGATGATTTCCTTGCGCATCCTTTCGACGCGGGGGCCTTCACCTGCTTTTATTTCATCCAGGCTTTCGACGAGTTCCCGGAATGGAAGGTTCCTTCTGACTTTTCCGTCCTTGATGCGGATATATTCTTTTTTGAATTCCGTGACGCCGGGCACCGCCCCATTCAGTTGGTACCAGCCATCATAGAGGATCCATCCGCCTTCGGGTTCCTCAGGGATGAAGTCCCTCTTTAAAATGTATACCTCGTCCGCGCCGGTAATTTCCGCCACCCAACATTTGCTTTCGCTGTCTGCCGGGCTGAGCTGCAAACCTAACTTCGACATGAGAAAATCCTCTTTCTGATTATTATTGATGGTTCATCATCAGGCCGATTGCGCTTTGCCTGATTCCGTCTTCCATTATACGCTAACTCCATACTCGTGGATAGGGATTCACTTCCCGAAGGCCCGATGATCGATCCAGCCCACTCCTTCCCCATTCCATTCGGCATAAAGGTATGCTCCGTCGACAGTTTCCCTGCTGATCGAAACAGCCTCCCCCAAATATTCTGCTGTGGAGCCGAGTTCCTTTGCTCCGAATTCGACCCAGGGCAGACTGTCGATGGAATAGCCGCCATCAGAAATGACGGCGGAGTAAGATACGGGAACAACATCGAACGGCTTTATAGCTCGGCTGTCCACCCATCCCAATGGGCTTCCTTGCATCCAGAGCAAGGAATAGAGTCCGTTCTGGGTGGTTCCCTTGACCAACAATTCCTTGCCTGCATAGCTATCGGAGTAACCGATTGTTTCATAGTCCGGCGTACCCCAGGGAAGGGTATCGACCGAGTAGCTTCCGGCCTTAATGACGCCGATGTATTCGCCGTTTTCGAAGCCGAAAGCTTGCCTGTCGATCCACCCAAGATAAGCGGCATAAACGCTCGAACTATCCATTGTTTCAAAGAGGATAGTTGCACTCGCGCCAAGGACGTCCTTCGTAGTGCCCAATTGGACCGCTTCCGTTGTCCCTGGCGGCTGACTGAAAATCGGGTATTGGCCAGCAGTGATATAGTCGGTAGCTTCCGCAATCATGATATCATCACGGATTTCGATGGCGCGCGTATCGACCCAGCCCCAGGCATTTCCGTCCTTGAAGAGCAAGGTATAGCTGCCGTCCGACAGTGAGCCCTTGACTGTGACATACGCTCCGATCTGTTCGCTCGTTAAGGCCACAGTCTCACTTCCCGGTGTTCCCCACACAAGTGTATCGACTGTATAATCTTCAGCTGCGATCATGCCTACTTGCTCCTCGCCGGTCAAGCCCAATGCCTCTTTTTCCAGCCAGCCGATGCCTTCATTGATCAGCGTCTTAGCATAGACATATTCCCCATCGGCCGATTCATAGACAAGCAGCACCCTTTCCCCGATCCGGTCCGAGGTATCGCCGATTACATCAGCATCCTCGCTGTCCCCGGGCAGGCTGGTGATCGGGGAACCGCCCAGCGTGATGTAATCCGAATAATCTGTTGGCTGGAAGTCCGCTTCTTTGAGCGCTGAGCTTTCGATCCAGCCGAATCCCAATTCCGCTATCCACACATAAGCGTACGTTCCATCATTTGTCTTCCTGACAACGGTTACGATGCGCCCGATGTAATCTTCCGATTGTCCGATTGTCTCCTGGCCCTCCATGTCCCACGGAAGCGTATCGATGGGATAGCCTTCCAGAAAGATAGTCGCAGTCTCGTTTACCGTAATGAAAATCGGTGTTGCCGAATCTGCCTTTTCGCCTTGGGAAATACCGGCTGATGAAGAGATGGATGTCTGCTCGCTTTCGCTTATCAAGGAACTTTCATCCTGACTCCCCACCGAAATTGGCGGGGTGCTGCAGCCCGAACAAAGAATCACCAAAAAAATGGATACAAGCCACCGCCCTACTCCTTTTTCCATCACCGCTCACTTCTCTCCTCTATCTTTCTTTCCCGCAGTTCAATCACTCGGCGTCGCCGCTGTCCTTGACCTTGACGCCATCCACAAGATCCTTGTTCGGATCTGCGACGTATCGCTCCCCTTCCACCAGACCATCCAATATTTCGATGTCATATTCGGTTTCCAGCCCGGTTTCGATGTACCTTTTTTCGACTCGGTTGCTGCTGTCCACCACGTATACATACGCTTTTCCGGATTCCGCTTCGATTTGGACAGCCTCATAGTTCACGCGCAGAGCATCGAGCATTTCGACCGTGATGATTTCCGCATCGGCTTCATAGCCTGCCTTGATGTTTTCGTCGGGATCGGTGATCGTGATTTTCACAGTGACTTTCGCATCCTGGTCTGCGGATGTCGCGGATTTCTCCGCCGATTGGCCGATTTCCGAGACGACTCCTTCGTATTCCGCAGCTACCCCTTTCACCTTGACGGTCGCCTTCTGGCCTACCCGCATATTGACGCTGTCAAACTGACTGACAGCCAAACTGATCACGTATTCGGTCGCCCCGTCAACGATGATGGCATCCCCGACCTGAGGGTATTCGTTCGCCACAACATCCATCTTCGTCACGATGCCGTCGACATTGGCCTTCAGATCGCACTCCTCGATTTTTTTGTTCAAATAGACGATGTCCGTCTTCAGGAGAGCAATCTGGTCCGCCTGATTGGAGATCCTTTCCTCCGCTGTTGCGCACGAAAAGGTTGCCGAGGTGTTCAGATTCGAAAGAGCGATTCCAGCGCTCCGGACGGCTTTTTCGCCATCACTAATCGCTTTGATTGCCGCCTCATACTTTACGGCAGCGCCGCTTCTGGCATTTGAAACGCTGATTTCCGCGTTACGGACAGCGGCTTCGCTGTCGCTGACGGCTTTTTCAGCTGCTGCATATTCAATAGACCCCGCGCTTTCGGCGTTCGAAAGCGCAATTTCCGCATTGCTCACAGCTGACTCGCTGTCCGAAACCGCCTTTTCTGCTGCAGCATATTCGGCATCGGCTGCATTTTCGGCATTCGAAAGCGCAATTTCGGCGCTGCTGACAGCCGTTTCAGCATCGATCACCGCCAATTTCGCCGTATTATAGCCGGCTTGATAGCTCATTTCAGCGCTGTCCAAAGTCAATTCGGCATTCCCTACCGCCGTTTCGGCAGCGGCGACAACCTGCTGCGCCAACTGATAGTCAAAGGCATATAAGATCGGATCGGCATCATACAGAGCTTTGACGATGTCCAGATTCAGTTTCGCACTCTCATAGGTTGTTTTCGCAGTCTCCAATGCACATTGGGCTTCCTTCAGGGCATTATCCAGATCATCAAAATTCTTTTTTGCGATCCAGTAATGCGCCTTCGCATTTTCCAAAGTCAGTTGGGCTTGACCGACCGCATTCGCGTTGGCTATTTCGACGTTATGCAGTTTATCCGCTAAAGCGGCAGCGTTCGCTTGGGCGCTCTCCAGAGCTATTTGAGCCTGGCTCACCGCATTGTCGTAGAGCGTCCCCCGCCCCGACAGATTCGATACGGCGGCGGCATAATTCGACTGGGCGTTCTCCAAGGCTAAGTTCGCCTGGCTGATGGCATTCGCATTGAGCGTATTGATGTCATCCAGATTCCCTTGCGCCGCACTGTAATTGGATTGGGCAGTTTCCAGCGCAATCCCCGCTTGGCTCACCGCATTCTGGGAGGATGCCTTGTCCATTTCAGCGCTGCTCCCGGAAAGATAGGCAAGCGTCGCCTCTGCATTCGCAAGATTGATGGCCTGCTTATCCAATTGGGTGCGGTACTCGGTCGCATCGATCCTCGCCAGCACATCGCCTTTCTTGACTGCCTGCCCTTCCTCCGCCAACACTTCGACAATCTTGGCTGTGGGCGAGGGAAAAAGGCTGCTCCGGCTGCTGGCTTCGATGTCGCCGGTTATCGGCACATACTTAGCCAATTGCCCTTTCCAGGCCGTATGCACCGACACTTCCTGGACCTGGGCATTCTGATACCACCAGTAGGCAGTACCCCCGCCCACCAACAAAGTCAGCAGAAGGACCGCCGTGACAATGATCGATTTTTTTGATTTGAATATGATAGCTTTCAATTTCCCCATAAAGAAGACCCCCTCGCGCAATTTCCGGATATTCCAGTTGATTCCATCGTTTCGGTATCTCAATTTTACCATATCGGCCGATACTTCTGTGAAGATATTGTCAGCGCATACAATTCCGTTTTGGTATTTTCTTTTTTGGGAATACATCTCCTCTCAGCAAAAAATCTGCTATCCTCAATTTTTTGACAAAAAATCCCGACACAAATATACTTGAACTGATTGAAGCGATTTCAAAAGAAGGTGGATGCGATGATAACGATGACCAACGTGACGAAAACTTACAAAACCGGTGACGTGGAAACCTACGCCCTGAAGGACGTCAACCTCACCATCGAAGAAGGGGAGTTTGTCGTCATACTCGGCCCCAGCGGCAGCGGCAAGAGCACCCTGCTGAACGTCATCAGCGGCTTGGACACCGTCACTTCGGGGGAGATCACCTTCAAGGGGGAGACGCTGACAAACCTGGACGAAGAGGAGATGACCGCCTTCAGAAGGAAACATCTGGGCTTCATCTTTCAGCAATACAACCTGCTGCAGAATCTGAACGTCTACGAGAACATTCAGATTGGCTCGGACATCGGCACCGCCCCGCTCGACATAGCCGAACTACTCGAAAAGGTCGGTCTGGAAAAAGCCCGCAACAAATATCCCAGCCAGCTCTCCGGAGGAGAACAGCAGCGGGTTTCGATCGTCAGGAGCCTGGCCAAGAATCCCGACATCATCTTCTGCGATGAACCCACTGGCTCGTTGGATGAAGAAAATTCGAAAAAAATTCTGCAGCTGTTGCAGAATCTGAACGAAGACTACAACAAAACCGTCATCGTCATCACCCATAACCTGGGGATTGCCGAAATGGCGGATAAAGTCATCAAGATGAACTCCGGTCAAATAACGGAAGTCACCCTCAACGAAGTCAAAAAAAATGCCCAGGACATCTCTTGGGGATAGGGGGAAGTGCGGATCATGCTGCTGAAAAATGTCATCAAAACCTTGCGGAAAAAATGGATGCAGCTGGTTGCCATCGGCTTCATCATCATCCTTAGCTCCGCCACCTACACCATGATGTTCTACGGTTTGAGCGGCATCGAAGAACCGACGGAAGCCTACCTGTCGGATTACAACCAGGAGGACTTTGCTGTTGAGATGCTGAACCGGGTCACGTTGGAAGAAGCAGCCTACCCCATCGCGGCGGCTCTGCTGGCCAGAGGTTTCTACTCGCTCAGCGACATCAAGAAAGTCGAGCCATCCACTTTCTACAAGCTCATGGAAAACCGGATCGCCGAGTTTGAAGCGAGCTATCGCGATGTCAGCCTCGAACTGAGGGAATACAAAAACACCTCCTACACCTACCAAGGACAGTCGCATAAAGCGCTCCTCGTGAAGGATGGCGAAACAATCAATCTTTCCTATATGGAGGAAGGACGCAAACCCTCGGCCGACAACGAAGTCGCCGTCACCAAGGTCTATGCCGACAAGAACGGCCTCAACATCGGGGACGCCCTTATCATCAAAAACAAAAGCTACCGCGTAACGGGCTTTGTGCTTTTCCCGGATTACACCCTTCCCATGTTCGATGAAACCTTCAACTTGGATACCGGGCTGCAGACACTGCTGCTCATGTCCGATAAAGAATACGAGAACTTCGACGACAAGGAGAGTTTCCGTTTGGCTGGCATGACCCTGACCGAGGAAACCATAGACACCGCCTACGACAAAGATGCGCTGCCTTTCGTCAGCCAGATTACGGATACGCAGACCAGCATGAGGAGCGGTGCCATCTATGACGAACTGACCCAAGGAAAAGTCATGGCTTTGGGACTCAGTGTCTTCATCGCGGCCATCGCCGTCATCATCGTATCGATCCTGATCTACAACCTGCTCCATGCCGAAAGAGGCCAGATTGGCATCCTCAAAGCGCTCGGCTACCGCCGTTCGGAAATAGCCCGGCCCTACTTCGTCGCGATGATGGTCTTCGCCGCCCTTATGTTGATCCTGGGCTACTTCATCGGATCGCTCTATTCCGAGCCGTTGAAGAAATTGTACCTGGATTTCTATCTCCTGCCCCAAGTCAAGATCGCCCAGAGTTTCACCGTCTTCGCTACCGCGATCCTGGTGCCGCTCCTGTTCTTCTCCTTGGTTTCCGGGATCATCATCTACCGGATCCTCGGCGAGAATGCCCTGGAACTGCTGAAGCCGCATGAGGGCAAGTCGATCAACCGGATCGGCAGGTACCTCAGCCGGGTCCTTTCGAAGGCGAAAGGCAGCACAAAATTCAAATACCTGCACGCGATCAAGAGCACCGGCAGTTTCTTCATTTTCTTTCTGGGCATCATGTTCTCGACAATCCTGATGAGTTTTTCCTTCATGATGGGCGGCATGGTCGATCGGATGACGGTCGACTACCTGAATAAGGTCGACTACGAGTATGAGGCCTATCTCGACGTCACAGAAAGGCTGCCCGAAACCCGGCCCGGCGATGAAAAATTCCTCATCTATCCATTCGCCTCGCTGGACGACAGCGTTGTATCGCTGCAAGGGCTGTCTTCACGCAACAAACTTTACAGCCTGTATGATGATGAAGGCAATGACATAACCGTAAACATCCAGAACGGCGCCGTGATCACGAAACGGCTCAGCATCAAGCTCGGACTCGAAGAAGGCGATATTATCCGCCTGGAAGTTAACGACGACACTTTCCCCTTCCTTGTCAAAGGCGTGACTGATGAATACATTTCCGACAAGGTGTACCTGAACATCGAAAAGCTCAGCAATATATTGTCAGAAAACAGCACTTCGCGCCTGTACAGCGGCATCTATTCGCTCAAAAAGCCATCCGATGCCTACTACAGCACAATCATCAGCAAGTCCGGACTCATCGAACAATCGAAGGCGATGTCCAACTATACGCAGTTCATCTCGAACGTCATGATCGGCGGATCCGCAATCATCGCCGCGAGCATCCTGTTTGTGCTCACTTCCTTCACGGTTGAAAAAAATTACTATGTGATTTCGCTGCTCAAAGTGATGGGCTACAGACGCCGGGAAGTCAATGCGATGATCCTGAACAGCTATTTCTTTTACGCCT is a window from the Trichococcus shcherbakoviae genome containing:
- a CDS encoding ABC transporter ATP-binding protein, encoding MITMTNVTKTYKTGDVETYALKDVNLTIEEGEFVVILGPSGSGKSTLLNVISGLDTVTSGEITFKGETLTNLDEEEMTAFRRKHLGFIFQQYNLLQNLNVYENIQIGSDIGTAPLDIAELLEKVGLEKARNKYPSQLSGGEQQRVSIVRSLAKNPDIIFCDEPTGSLDEENSKKILQLLQNLNEDYNKTVIVITHNLGIAEMADKVIKMNSGQITEVTLNEVKKNAQDISWG
- a CDS encoding SH3-like domain-containing protein — its product is MEKGVGRWLVSIFLVILCSGCSTPPISVGSQDESSLISESEQTSISSSAGISQGEKADSATPIFITVNETATIFLEGYPIDTLPWDMEGQETIGQSEDYIGRIVTVVRKTNDGTYAYVWIAELGFGWIESSALKEADFQPTDYSDYITLGGSPITSLPGDSEDADVIGDTSDRIGERVLLVYESADGEYVYAKTLINEGIGWLEKEALGLTGEEQVGMIAAEDYTVDTLVWGTPGSETVALTSEQIGAYVTVKGSLSDGSYTLLFKDGNAWGWVDTRAIEIRDDIMIAEATDYITAGQYPIFSQPPGTTEAVQLGTTKDVLGASATILFETMDSSSVYAAYLGWIDRQAFGFENGEYIGVIKAGSYSVDTLPWGTPDYETIGYSDSYAGKELLVKGTTQNGLYSLLWMQGSPLGWVDSRAIKPFDVVPVSYSAVISDGGYSIDSLPWVEFGAKELGSTAEYLGEAVSISRETVDGAYLYAEWNGEGVGWIDHRAFGK
- a CDS encoding GNAT family N-acetyltransferase, with the translated sequence MIRKATPADLPAIMEIINEAKVTLKASGIDQWQKGYPNEAVILQDINGGYSYVYLRDGVPGATFAFFYGEDPTYKVITEGQWLTDNPYSVIHRITIKDAFRGQGVLGEIVEWAADESRKKGYSSMRIDTHPDNKSMQRALQKSGYTYCGHILTSISDMRWAYEKVL
- a CDS encoding ABC transporter permease — protein: MLLKNVIKTLRKKWMQLVAIGFIIILSSATYTMMFYGLSGIEEPTEAYLSDYNQEDFAVEMLNRVTLEEAAYPIAAALLARGFYSLSDIKKVEPSTFYKLMENRIAEFEASYRDVSLELREYKNTSYTYQGQSHKALLVKDGETINLSYMEEGRKPSADNEVAVTKVYADKNGLNIGDALIIKNKSYRVTGFVLFPDYTLPMFDETFNLDTGLQTLLLMSDKEYENFDDKESFRLAGMTLTEETIDTAYDKDALPFVSQITDTQTSMRSGAIYDELTQGKVMALGLSVFIAAIAVIIVSILIYNLLHAERGQIGILKALGYRRSEIARPYFVAMMVFAALMLILGYFIGSLYSEPLKKLYLDFYLLPQVKIAQSFTVFATAILVPLLFFSLVSGIIIYRILGENALELLKPHEGKSINRIGRYLSRVLSKAKGSTKFKYLHAIKSTGSFFIFFLGIMFSTILMSFSFMMGGMVDRMTVDYLNKVDYEYEAYLDVTERLPETRPGDEKFLIYPFASLDDSVVSLQGLSSRNKLYSLYDDEGNDITVNIQNGAVITKRLSIKLGLEEGDIIRLEVNDDTFPFLVKGVTDEYISDKVYLNIEKLSNILSENSTSRLYSGIYSLKKPSDAYYSTIISKSGLIEQSKAMSNYTQFISNVMIGGSAIIAASILFVLTSFTVEKNYYVISLLKVMGYRRREVNAMILNSYFFYALISYLISIPIALGILNLMMRFFTEEYGVILPLQYRPIFLLQTLVILILIFFAGTYISRRKIAKIPLQEVLKSYQE
- a CDS encoding HlyD family efflux transporter periplasmic adaptor subunit translates to MGKLKAIIFKSKKSIIVTAVLLLTLLVGGGTAYWWYQNAQVQEVSVHTAWKGQLAKYVPITGDIEASSRSSLFPSPTAKIVEVLAEEGQAVKKGDVLARIDATEYRTQLDKQAINLANAEATLAYLSGSSAEMDKASSQNAVSQAGIALETAQSNYSAAQGNLDDINTLNANAISQANLALENAQSNYAAAVSNLSGRGTLYDNAVSQAQIALESAQANAAALADKLHNVEIANANAVGQAQLTLENAKAHYWIAKKNFDDLDNALKEAQCALETAKTTYESAKLNLDIVKALYDADPILYAFDYQLAQQVVAAAETAVGNAELTLDSAEMSYQAGYNTAKLAVIDAETAVSSAEIALSNAENAADAEYAAAEKAVSDSESAVSNAEIALSNAESAGSIEYAAAEKAVSDSEAAVRNAEISVSNARSGAAVKYEAAIKAISDGEKAVRSAGIALSNLNTSATFSCATAEERISNQADQIALLKTDIVYLNKKIEECDLKANVDGIVTKMDVVANEYPQVGDAIIVDGATEYVISLAVSQFDSVNMRVGQKATVKVKGVAAEYEGVVSEIGQSAEKSATSADQDAKVTVKITITDPDENIKAGYEADAEIITVEMLDALRVNYEAVQIEAESGKAYVYVVDSSNRVEKRYIETGLETEYDIEILDGLVEGERYVADPNKDLVDGVKVKDSGDAE
- a CDS encoding GNAT family N-acetyltransferase, with the protein product MNLQLKNLPLNEELIQTVLRWENDPAISPFITPHYDEESELPLVTEEGVRESLSNPDKRNYFICVDDKPVGIASIIRDFPALLKNDGKTAWLGIYIGEPDWRSKGIGKTVMALYEEECRSLGYQRIELGVFSHNAGAIRLYERSGFTQIGVIPHFTYSQGQWRDDIRMEKIILTNLG